The Miscanthus floridulus cultivar M001 chromosome 6, ASM1932011v1, whole genome shotgun sequence genomic interval GTGTTGGGAAAAAAATGCTACAGAACAGTAAATGCTTACTTGTCAGAATCTGGAGAAAGTGTGTCCTCGCAGTTCCTAAATGCTTCAGAAAGCGAGTCCAGTACAGCCATTCTCTACATGTTACCAAACAAAGAACTCAGCATGGTTATTGTGATGTGGATATTCAAATGTTTGAGAAATATCCTCTTCACATCCAGTTAGGGATCTGAAAAAAGTTTTTTTCCCATACTTTCTCTGTTACTATCAACATAACGCAAGATGTGCGAATATTTTAGTATATGCAAGTTGCTTCTACATACATTTTAGTATTGTACTAGATAAGAAGGCTCTAGGCAAAGGCCCCCAAAATCCCAACATAGCATGATCCTCTCTAGCATATAGAGTAAGTTCTAACCATTTCTAGGTCCATGTCTTCTCCGAAGCATCCCTTGGTTAACTGAGAGATAAGCATCTGACAATGAGAAAATGTCAGTGCACGCGACAGAGGTGGAGGTCCAGGAAACAAATTAAAAGTGTCTCACATTGCGTTGCTCCGCTTGAGGGCAGTTGGAGTTTCTTTGCAAACCTCTTCTGCTTGGCATTGGAATTGGAGTACGGTTGGATGCCCAAGAAGCAAAACCTTGAACGGGTGAGTGACGTCCATAAGAATATAGGTGTGCCATTGATCTGTCCCTCTGGCTCTGAGAACAAGAGTACATTTagaaaagaaaggatgctatggaaatTCAGAAAAATAGTATGGAAAACAATAGCAAATAGGAGAGAATATGTACATGAGTCAGGAATTCAGGATGCATGTTCATATAAATGAGAATAggtttttcttatatatataacAGAATGGACAATAGATATGAAATGGCATAGCCAATACAGGGAAATATATGTGCACAAAACTAAAAAGTAAGCCAATAATGGTGGGCAGGAAGAGATATTTTTAAGTTATATATAATGTTTTTGTTGATGCATGTAGACAGGTCTTAGTTTTGAGACTTGTTTTCTAATTAATGAATCCACCAAGTGCTGAATTTCAGATGGTTAGAGGCAGATACGATGATACGCCATCCTCTTCAGTTTCAACACATAGCTCTTGGCCAACTTGACAATGTGTTCCATAACTTTCAAACAAAACTATAGGTATCAACATAACAGTTCATAAATAAAAGATCTGGCTATGCATAAACATATCTACATTGATTTCGCAAGTGATAAGCTACCCTCACACCACGTGACAACTTACAGAACTAGACTGGCCTTCTCTTGCAGCAAATCTGGCATGCTCAGCATCTTGCTCATGTAATGTCCAGGCTATTGTTGTATCAACCTACAAGATGTCAGCAATGAAAAAGTAATTGGTTACATCCACATCAACTAATCAGAAGCATACAAACAAAAGGCAAAATCAACTACTAAGAAACAAAAAATAGTTGGAAAAGACACCAAAAGGAAACAGAAATATTAAGACTTGAGTAGTCCAGGGTAACAACCGCTTCGGAATGCTGAGAGCCTGGCTGTTCCTGATTGAGCTGCTCTTGAAGTCTGCGGGCAAACGCCTCATCATTCTCAATCTGCCTGGTTCTCAACTGATGCTCATCAGGAAGTGGGAAGTGCAGCCCTTTGATCTTCGACAGCCATGACGAGCTACTATCTTCCATAAGAAAATCATCACAGCTAGAAATTTCACGAGCAGCCGCAGACCTTTGGGAGAAGGCTTCATCCTCATTATCTTTCATGTCAGTATCCCAGGAGCTACACAGTGAGTTGACAGGATCAGCAGGGCTTGCACCAAGAATACCCTTCCACTTGTCACTGGATGTCTCGTGAAACCCCTTCCTCTCTGACCGTAGACCCGGCATGGGGGGCGAGTTAGTAAGCTGATCACCCCGGTCACCCCAACTACCCCAACACCCAGCTCCGTTATTCCCACCGTCCCAAGCCTTGCACTTGCTCACCACTGCGCTCCACGGATCACTCCCAGCTCCCAGGACGCGGCCAGCAGCACCGAGCAATTCTACACCGTGCTTTGGAGGCCCCGCGCTCTCCCCCTCGACGACCTTCTCCTTCCCTTTCTTCAGCGCGTCACCCCACGCCGCGCCCGCGGCCGCTTGCTCGAAGAGGATGTCCATGGCGCTGGAACCAGTGTCGCCACCCCCGCGATTGGGGTCTGGAGCCGGCTGCCGAGAGGGGCGCTTGTGATCGGGCGAGTGCGCCGACACCTCGCCCTCGGAGTCGGAAGACAAATCCACCACCTGCACCTCCATCCCctgcaaacaaaaaaaaagggaaaatgcAATGAGGATCGGGGGCGAGCTCAACGCGAAAAAAGAAGGAAACAAACTCCAGCAAGCACGCAAAAAAGGCGGAAAAACTCGCAAAAAGGAGCGGACGAATCATCTCGGAAACAGAGGCATGGAATAAACGGAAATGGGAAAAAGGAGAACCGAAATGAACTCTTTACCAACGAGGTATAATACAGGAGACGAGTCCGCATAGATCCACGCCGACGGTACTTGtcgaggaggggaggggaggggaggaggaggccaaCGAACAACGGGAGGACAATTCGAGGCGAGGTTGTCTGGGTGGGCGGGGGCTCGGCGATGCGCTCGGCAGCGCGGTGAGGCTTGGAAGGTTTGCTGATGATCGAGGGAGCTGGGGATGGGGTCGCGAGGACCCGGCCGTCGGCGAGGCGGAGAGCGGCGAGAGGTGAATTTTCCAGAATGGCGAGGGCAGGAGGGACGAGGGAGGGCCAGGAACTGAAAAGTGGAAGGCGGAGGGTGCTCCGGGCCCACCATCTCGAAATGGTTGAGGAGCAGGGGAGGAACGACGCGGCCGTGAATTCTCTGTTTGGTTTGCAGCGCACCCCCAGGCAGGTCCACACGACCACAGGCGCTCAAAAATCGACGGCCTGAGGAGCTGCCTGGCGTCTGGGGAGCTGCCTGGCCTAGGCACCTTTGCCGGGGTCACAACCAAACAGTCCCTCGACTTATGGGAACGGGACCGTCTGGTAggcgtgtttttttttttttttttttgctaagagTTTAAAAAATGGTGCTGTAGTTATACTAAGgctctgtttggcatggctcAACTCTGCGTAGAGCTGTTCCACTCCAGAACTCCAAGTGGAGCCAGCTCCACTCCAGAACTCTAGAACAAAAATGGAGTGTTTGGCTAGATAGGTGCTCTCAGCTCAAAAAAAAGACCGATTTCAGTGTGGATTGTCATTATTGCCCTTCGATTCAGGCCCCACTTGTCATCCTCCCTATCCCATCATCTTCTTCACCTAGATAGTTTTCGGACTAGATAGTTTTCACACTACGCGTATCTGGGAGGCGGCCGAGCATGGATCCGGCGGTGGCAGCGCAGGAGCGTGCACAGAATCAATCGAGCAGATTACTGAACCATCACGTACAAATTGAACTGATTACCTTATCCGGAAATgggaaaacaaataaaaaaagcaTCGCTGACAGAACCGAGGAACAAATCTGAAGAATTCGCACATCGCATGCAGACCAGAGCTTCCCGACGGGGAAGATACTGTGGCTGCCGGCGGGCGCGGACCGCACGCCGAGGAACGCGCCGTTAGTGAGGCCACCCCCGGCCGCCGACGTGACGAGCACCTCCGCGACGTCGACCCAATCGTCATCCGGTGGACCTCTCCGATGCGGCCGATGGAGCTTTGGTGGTTTGGCCCCGGACCGTTGCGCGCTGTACCAGCAGCATTCCAACCGCTCGCCAGCCAGGTGGGGGCGGGTGTCGCGAGCCGCGTGGTGGACCGATGGGTGCCGATGCCGCCCCAAGCTCGCGGTGCTCTCCTGGGCACCCACCCGCTGCAGCGGCGCCGCCGTCCTGTgcgagaggaggagagagaggcggGGCTAGGCAGCGACGGGCGCGCGGGGCTAAGGAAAGGAGGCGTGGGTGGGGGCTCGAGAAGAATAGATTGAAATGTTATTTTTTGTGTAACCAGTGGCATTGGTGGGTAATTACCCATCAACTCCACGAGTAGGTTCAAAAGAGGTTGTTTTGGAGCAGCTAAAGAGGTGCTCTAAAACTCCAGTTTCATTTGTACTATAGCTCCATGGAGTTGGCTGCTCCATGGAGTTTTGGAGTTAGGGTGTTTGGCTGGATTTCTTAGTCTTGTCGGGTATTTAATATCACCGGTCAACAGAATTGTAAACAAGAGTTTTTTTTCCTATGCTCATCTGCATCTAACCTAGGGCCATAACATATTGGCCATGTTcatttgtcttataatccgtactttttagcttattttttttagctggaacaatgtttttctctcccaacaaattagCCAGAACAgcgtttcagcttattttttcagcgaagcgaacgaggccaTTGGTTCATTATCCACTTTACCCCTCTTCAATTAGGAAGAAATGAACGCCTACCATGACAACTACCATGTCAGTAGCATTTGAAGCCATCACAAATCTTTGTTGCTGCAAATTCATCTACATGCATAAATAAAAGTTTGATTTTAGGTTCAAGCAAACCTTGTTGACCTCTAAATACACACCATTTCAGTCATCAAACTGTACTGGTGGACAAGGGCTCATCACCTCAGCTGTTGTGTGCAGAGCACAACCACCTAGAGGCTCCACCTCAACATCATCGACTAAGAAAAGCAGGAACATACAACAACTAAGCGGATCCCAATCTCAACTATTGTGGTATAGTAAACCCTAGCACATATAGATCATCGCCAACACAATAAAGCATGAAAATATCATCAATTAATACATGGCAATCACAGATCCAGCCATACCGCACAGGATTAAGCCAAGAACTGCCTCGAGGCACCCCCAAAATCTGAGcatcacagcggaatataacacaTAAACCATCGAATAAGGCCACATGACAAACAAAATGCCAAGATTTCACCTTGCTTGAAGGACGGAGAGGAAGCAATGACGAAGAAGTGCAGAGCTTGGTGAGGAGGAAGTAGATCAAGCGAGGAAGATGACCCGAGCTTGTGAACCAAGGTCCACCACAAGCCCACGTCCAGACAAACAAACACGTCAAACACCGCCGTGCGTCTCCTCGTCTAAAGGcccaaggaagaagacgacaaagAAGCGTAGGCACACCCCGTCAACCGGCGAGACGGAAGAGGGAGCAGCCGTCGCGAGCCAGACAAGGCCCGCCCCgccggaggaagaagggagacaCACTTGCGCGTTGAGGAGAGTGGAGAGCGAGGTGGAGTAAAAGAGTGGAGAGCAGGGAGCGGCGCGCGGGGGATAAAAGGGGTAGAGGAACCCTAAAAGAGGGTGAAGGCATTTATAGTATGAAGGGCCGACCCTGAGGGGGTGCGGCGGGTGTGAGCGCCGAGGGCCCAGCCAAAAGATGGACCCAGACCTATATATAAACAGTAAAGCCCCATAGGCTATAGTCCAGCTATCAATAACAATAGCCTCGGAAGGTAAGTCGACGTTGATTCAGTTTGCCAAAGAAATTCACGATCGCGACTCTCCAGTCTCCGCCTGTTCGGTTGTTCCTCTCGGGAACTCGACGCAGCGCCGCCTAGCGATAGGATCGTCGATCAACGGATCGTCGTCATCCGTCACGCGGGGTTGCTCTGCTATAGTTGGAGCCAGCCGGTCTGTAGGCTACAGCCTCGCAACAAGACTACAGGGTCTAGACGCCCCGTCTGGTGGCTGCAATCTGCATATTAAAATATTCAATTCAATATTACCATGGCAACGCTGACGATAACTGTCCGTATATTTTAGGTGTAGAAGAGATAATAGTCTCATGTGGTAAAATATTTTTCTTCTAGTTTAGGATCTTAGGTGTTGAAATTTTACAatattacctaagaaacatttgtccaGGGCTCAGAAAAGGAAACGAAGGATCATTATTAAACATCTTAAATGAGATAATTTGTTTTGCGCTTTGCAAGTATACTTAGGTATTAATATATAGCTTTATGGGCCCCATTAGTTCGCCATAGGGCTCTTTAAAGTATAGGACCGGCCTGATAGTATGTTTGAACAAAAGATTTATTTACTTAATCAAATTTATTTCTTCAGGAGGAAGTAATGATATACAAGGTTCATATATGTTTGAACAAAAGATTTAGTAATCAAATTTATTTCTTCACGAAAAAGTGATGATATACGAGGTTCATATATATAGGCCGAGGTCATAGGGGTGACTACAAACAAAGAAATATATATGGCAATGCATGCAGATGGCTTATGGACGGGCTTGAGCCTCCACGCTGGATCCACTCCTGCTCATGATGGACAATACTTCTAATGACGACAAATGCTAACGGAGCATTGACTATAGAATGTGACGTGTGTAAAAATGAGCGAGAAGAGTGCAAGATAAATTACATAAAATCAAATGATATACTAGTTGCGCAATCGGCGAAGCATCTTGCTAGTTTTTTTTATAAGACGTTTGGATTAGAGAAAGTCTTTCAAGGAAAGTTTGTCCACTAGTTTCTCCTAGAACATATTACTAACCGTTAGTAGAAACAATATCTTACTTAAAATCAATTGTTACTTCTCTTTGTATCCTATAAATTGAATCTAATTCAAGTAACAAGATTTCAACAATTGCTTTTAAGGGGAATTGAATTGAATTACCCAGAATTTGATTGTAATCTAGCATTTTTGTTTGGGTGTAACAGAATTTATTTCCAAGAGGTAGGCCACAGCCGTGGCTGTTGTTCTTGTCCAAACTGCTCTCATCAACTCCACCTGGCCTCATCGCTTCCTTCCCAAGGATATGTGTCGAGTGAGTGACAAGTCGAGGAGAGCAGCAGCGCTCGGCAAGCGTCGGGAGAGATGAGGGGGTGCTCTAGAATCAATTTCAAAATTTTAGGTCGTGAATCTAATGTAGGTTGCGTATTCCGATCGTGGAATAGCGCACAATATTGCTTTCCAATTCACGGCCCATCCAAACAAGTGGTCTAAGAAAGTAATTTCAATTCAGCTCGATTCAGAGGATCCAAATAAGCCATTTTGCAACAAACATACATATATTTTGACAAATGGACAATTCATGTTTACAATGGCCCTGTTCTGCCGGTGGTTTTTTCGGCTGATTTtggctgattcaatagtgttatgtgagagagaataaatTGATTTCGGCTAAAAAAGCCGGGCTGTTAAAGTGGGGGAGTAATTTTTCTAGCAAGTTCCAGTAAAATGGATGTGTAGTGTCCAAACAAGAAGGGAGCACGCAAGCGGAATTTCGGAACAAGTTATGTACAACATTGCAGAATTgcactatttttttctttctaaaaTATGTCTCCATCTCGTAAAGCTTAACTCgaccaaatatataaaaacactaatatgataccaaataaacatCATTAAGTTAATCAGGTCATATATTTTTATACAAAACCTATTTGAAGGTACAAATCTTGATACTAGTTTTTAAAAGAACTAGTCAAAGTTAAGATTGACTGACTCCTCTAACATGGAGATTACCTCTCGTAATTTTCAGCAAGGCTGTTGTACAGCGACATGCAGTGTTTTGCAGCTTTGCTTTGGTGCAGTGGCACGACGGTGCTCCTTTTTTCTAGAGAGGCATAAAGAGACAGTGGAAACCAGAATTGAATGACTTGGCTGTCGAACCCCATCCGTGAAATCAGACTGACTCCAGCAACACCCTCCAAATCAGCGACCCATTATGCAGCTTGGGTCGTGCACAGTAAAAAAGTCCGAGCATGCAAACCTCACCTTCTCCAACAGCCACCCCAAAATCCCGTCCTCTCTCTCCCCCACGCCGCTTCCACCTCCCCCGGCCCCACTTTCCCtgttccctctccctctccttctccctctcccgcTTGGAGGCCGCGGCAGCCGCGGTGGCCTTCTTCTTCcgctgcagcagctgctgctcgTTGCCGCCGCCAGCCTCCTCCGTCTCCAGCCTCGCGGAATCCCCGGCCAAGCCCTCCGGCGTCCGCCGCCACTCCCCCTGCGCGGATCGGGAGGTCGGTCGATCCGCGGCGGAGGACACCCCTGCTGCGCGGATCTGGCCGCTGGACGTTGCGGCGGCGGAGCAGACGAGTGGAGACGGACGCCATGGACGAGCGCGAGGCTCGCCGCTCGCGCGCTGCTGTTGGAATCGTGCTCGACGGCTCGACCCCGGATCCCCGCTCCCCGCCTCGACGTGGTACCCGCCGGCCTCGCCGCGGCGGCTCCCCGCAGCGGTCCGCCTGGCCGCGCCTCGCCGCGCCCCACTCCTACGGGCCCACCACTACGACGCCGCCAGAGATTTGCGTTCCTCTCGCTCGACGACGCACATTTACAGCTCGGCAAGCCTCGTACCCAAAATGGGTGAGGTAATTGGGTCATCCGTTGGAGCGATGTTTTCGAAGGCAAAACACTCTAGGCGACCGATTTTGCGTTT includes:
- the LOC136458659 gene encoding uncharacterized protein, with protein sequence MRTRLLYYTSLGMEVQVVDLSSDSEGEVSAHSPDHKRPSRQPAPDPNRGGGDTGSSAMDILFEQAAAGAAWGDALKKGKEKVVEGESAGPPKHGVELLGAAGRVLGAGSDPWSAVVSKCKAWDGGNNGAGCWGSWGDRGDQLTNSPPMPGLRSERKGFHETSSDKWKGILGASPADPVNSLCSSWDTDMKDNEDEAFSQRSAAAREISSCDDFLMEDSSSSWLSKIKGLHFPLPDEHQLRTRQIENDEAFARRLQEQLNQEQPGSQHSEAVDTTIAWTLHEQDAEHARFAAREGQSSSSQRDRSMAHLYSYGRHSPVQGFASWASNRTPIPMPSRRGLQRNSNCPQAEQRNMLISQLTKGCFGEDMDLEMRMAVLDSLSEAFRNCEDTLSPDSDNDDYEDRIAFDVDIQYRGASDDQINSLPLSLVEGENCSDEPCNICLDCPAAGDSIRHLPCLHKFHKKCIDRWLGMRTWCPICKSNVFSQ